The following proteins are encoded in a genomic region of Mycolicibacterium confluentis:
- a CDS encoding YchJ family protein: protein MRAIDPCPCGSEEAFGRCCLPLHLGDREAESAEQLMRARYSAYAVGDLDYVWRTWHPRTRPPESHPVDGLQWLGLSVLDTAEGKPGDEQGEVEFVARHRIDGQDGALHERSRFVVRARRWCYVDGDELS, encoded by the coding sequence GTGCGAGCCATCGACCCGTGTCCCTGCGGTTCCGAAGAAGCCTTCGGACGCTGCTGCCTGCCCCTGCATCTCGGCGACCGCGAGGCCGAGTCCGCCGAACAGTTGATGCGGGCCCGCTACAGCGCCTATGCGGTGGGCGATCTCGACTATGTGTGGCGCACGTGGCATCCGCGGACCCGGCCCCCTGAGTCGCATCCCGTGGACGGGCTGCAGTGGTTGGGCCTGTCGGTCCTCGACACCGCCGAGGGAAAGCCGGGCGACGAACAGGGGGAGGTGGAGTTCGTCGCCCGGCACCGCATCGACGGTCAGGACGGGGCGCTGCACGAGCGGTCGCGGTTCGTCGTGCGTGCCCGAAGGTGGTGTTACGTGGATGGTGACGAGCTCAGCTGA
- a CDS encoding VOC family protein: protein MTEYSAPVGAPIWFDLMSSDPAKAAEFYHAIFGWELAEPAHPEFGGYQNFTKNGRRVAGLVPPMGEEAGPSDIWSVYLHTADSEATQKAIEAAGGSIMVPPMPVADLGSMMVAVDPAGAVIGFWQPGTHVGFTEWGEHGTPYWFECQSKDYEKSCAFYTAVIGARTEEVGTGGDPDAVGPDRYAQVFAGELSYSGIMDAATLYPAEVPSFWQVYITVDDVAATVQQARELGAEILMPGEETPYGTLAALRDPLGALICLGHPPADR from the coding sequence ATGACCGAATACTCCGCCCCCGTGGGCGCCCCGATCTGGTTCGACCTCATGAGCAGCGACCCCGCCAAGGCCGCCGAGTTCTATCACGCGATCTTCGGGTGGGAACTCGCAGAGCCCGCACATCCTGAATTCGGCGGCTACCAGAACTTCACCAAGAACGGCCGTCGCGTGGCGGGCCTGGTGCCGCCCATGGGAGAAGAGGCCGGCCCCAGCGACATCTGGTCGGTGTACCTGCACACCGCGGACTCCGAGGCCACGCAGAAGGCCATCGAGGCCGCGGGCGGCTCCATCATGGTGCCGCCGATGCCGGTGGCCGACCTGGGTTCGATGATGGTCGCGGTGGATCCGGCCGGTGCGGTGATCGGGTTCTGGCAGCCGGGCACCCACGTCGGCTTCACCGAATGGGGCGAGCACGGCACGCCGTACTGGTTCGAGTGCCAGAGCAAGGACTACGAGAAGTCGTGTGCGTTCTACACCGCCGTGATCGGCGCGCGCACTGAGGAGGTCGGCACGGGCGGGGACCCGGATGCCGTCGGCCCGGACAGGTACGCGCAGGTGTTCGCGGGTGAGCTGTCGTACTCGGGGATCATGGACGCCGCGACGCTGTATCCCGCCGAGGTGCCCTCGTTCTGGCAGGTCTACATCACCGTCGACGATGTGGCGGCGACGGTGCAGCAGGCCCGGGAGTTGGGCGCGGAGATCCTGATGCCCGGCGAGGAGACGCCCTACGGCACGCTGGCGGCGCTGCGAGACCCGCTGGGTGCACTGATCTGCCTGGGGCATCCTCCAGCCGACAGATGA